The Nicotiana tomentosiformis chromosome 2, ASM39032v3, whole genome shotgun sequence genome includes the window GAAATAGTAACTCTTCTTTCCTATCCAATTTAATTGTACAAACTGGAACGTACTATTATTTTGGATAAATTAATTGCCAGTATATATTGTGCATTATTCAAGATTAGTGATAGTTTCTGTAGAGATGCAAAAGAAACTAATGCCATGAAATGACAAGAAGATGATCCAAAATCTTAACATGCGGGATATGCAATTACATAGACTAGTTATGAGGGGTATTTGATAGACGATGCTAATTCAACCTTTTCCAAAATAGAGCTACCCACCCAATTTTCTCTCTGGAGAATGGGTAGAGTGGACAAGTGGGTAAGAGCACTAATCTTTGGGTGGAGCATATGACAAATTGAGAACAGCAAACACTTTATTATGGCCATATATATCGTGAAATTTATCGAAATAATGTAGGCATAATAATAGCAAGCCTATAAagacttcctttttttttttttggcctaAACTCTTTGATACGACAAGATAGGAGACGAGGCGAGAGAAAGAAGCTCTTTTACGTACATGAGAGCAATAGCATCATGTGTAAAACGCAATAAGAAAGTCATTTGCTATTTCACTGTTCTTGCTCTGTACCGTTTGGGAAAACCACTCAAAAAAGTATGTCAAACACCCAAGAATAGTCCACCATTTGCTTCACCAAAGCCAGTCATAACTCGCAAAAAAAGGCAGAAATCATGCACTGGTCGACAAATCTACTATAATCAGTCTTTGTGCACCACTTACTTCCCTTTTCAACGAGATCTCAATCCAATCAGGTACATCAGGGAAAACTATGAGCCACCCAGGAAAATAAGGGCTTAACTTGTATACAAATTATACCGACAGTTCAAAAGAATCTTTACACGATTATATCGCCAAGTAACTCTCTATAATAATAAGTAGCATCAGTGATAAGTAAAACAAAGCAGGTAACCGGCTACAACAGGTAAAATACACTGATAGAAAATAATTTAGCATTGTATGCGGATTTAAGTTAAATCTGTAAATCAAGTGCACGCCCAAGCTTATATTATTTCAAAAGGTATTAGAATGCAATGCAGAGTACCAGTCTCCTTTATCATAGCAACAGGATGAACAAACAAATGAAAGAACGGAATGAAGGAAAATCAGGATAGCCCAGCTGTTCGATGTCAAAACTAATTATAAGAGGACTAAGACATAATTCTTATAAAACGAATGCTAAGCAAGTATACCAAACAATTTATTATCCCACAAGAGAATCGTTCCACGTGGGTCAGCAAGGCCCAGACATCACTGCTAAAGTTACACAAGGGTTTGACCCTGTCCAACCAGCCCAACCTTTTCCCAATGTTTTTAGCCCATGGAACCAGTACACAGCCCGAGGGTTGAGCCCAGCTCGTTACAGAAAAATGAGGGAGACACAAAATACTTTCCCCATTTAGACATGAGTAATATTGCAGTACATTTCATGAAGATTcaaattttaattatatttaacaGAAGAATTAATCTAATCTAATTTAGTAATGAAAATTGTCGAATTGACTCTCGAGAATGAAGAGCCAAACGCATACTAACCTCGAGTATTTAAGTATGCTTGCAACCATATCAATGCAGATAAAGGTTGCCAACAAATATGAACCTCCAGTCTTGCCAGGAATACAGGAAAGACCATAATACAACAATGTCTGGTTGGAAATTAAACCAACATTAATTACTATTCATACGCCGTCTAGGATTTGATATTTACtagtttatttaattcatgtctaATTAGGATTTACAACCAAAATCATATAGGTTTTCTAGATTCTAGTCAAATCTGGTTTGTAGTATTATAAATAGGGGTGCTACTATGTGTTTTCTATTGTGGAGAAATAGCTATGATGTAGAGAGATTCAAGAGTTTATGAGTTGTGAAAAGTCTCCTACCACGTTCTCTCCctagtttaataaatttcttcTATATAGCCTTTGTTGAATTTTTTGCTTGTGCCTAAATTATTCTTGGGGTATTTCAATCcttcaaattggtatcagagcttgtgTGAGATTCTGTCAGAGCCTGTGTGAGATCATGTCAGAGCCGGTAAAAGATCCAAAAATATATGGATACTCTATTACCTGGTTGTCCCGTTTTTGTGTTTGATggcaaaaataattttgaaacttGGTATCAACATACGAAGAATTTTTTTTAAGGCTATTGGATTATGATCCACCATTGATGAAGAATTTGAGAAACCTCCAGAAGGCACAACATTGACGGGTGATGCAGCTATGCATTTGGAGAAGAAAAGACATTTAGATTATAAGGCACGCTACTATCTCGCCATTAAGGTCGAATTGTATGTATCTAAAAAATATTTGCATGCAAAGTCATCAAAGGAGACTTGGACAATCTTGGTGAAGTCATATCGAAAAGTTACTGACATAAAGAAGGAAAAACTGCAAGAGTTTAGGAGTCAATTTGAGTTGGCTCGTATGAGACCAACAGAGCCTATCAAAGAATTATttacaagaattgaagaaatagtcAATGGTCTAAGGACCAATGGAAAAGTATTGGAAGAAGTTAAAGTTGTTGTAAAAATATTGCAGTCTCTAAGTTTAAAGTTTTACAACAAGAAAGTTATTTTTGAGGCTACCAAAGATCTTAGCATGCTCCGACTTGATGATTTAAAAGGTGAATTGATGACATACGAGATATCAataaatcaacaaaaagataagaCATTGAAGGAGGCATCTCGCAAGAAAAGGATGAtcaaccaaaagaaaaagaagacataCCATATCTAACATAAATAAATCAAGAAGGCCAAAATTCAGAAATagagaagaaaataagagaaggTACATGTAATTTTTGTTGTGATAGAGATTCCATTGAAAGCGAAAAGAAGTCAAATAATATTCAAATTGATCTACCAAGAATTTCTGCGATTGTTAAAAAGGACGATTTGGTTGCAAGAGATGCCCGTCCAAAAGAGATTGATGTTTTACAAGAAAAGTTATTTGATGGTATTGAAGATGAACCTAGTAACGAAAAAAGTAAGATGATTCATCAAGAGAAAATTTATGATAATCTACCCAAGATTGAAGCAGAAATAATTTGGGATTCAGAACTACAACACATGATTATAGATATTGAAGATGCAATTAATTTTGTGcctctcacacctccttttttctgatgggataggggagtttttccaattaaagtgacgttaatcgaaatgggattatttaattAATCAGAGTCGCCAGCGGGAATAattgttatggtgtcccaagtcaccggtttattttaaaatcccaaatcgaggaaattaactcttatttatggtccgcgaacacagaagaccgggtaaggaattctattaacccgggagaaggtgtgaggcactcccgagtttcgtagTTTTAgtacggtcgcttaacaattaatacttggtttaattatctgatttattacatatttgaaacctaatGTGTATTTTTACTCTTTAACTGCTTTTAAATAGAATTGTAACTGCTTTTAAATAGAATTGTAACTGCTTTTCAGGACTTATGTCATTTAAATAAGTCACGATGTCGCGCACTtattatttttgtacacattgcgaatcgcgtcacgtgaaacgcacccacgatttacaacatgttaattttaattatttaaagttattgtgagcacctaatttttgactgtgCTCGAATTTTTTCCCCCACTTATTACTCCATCTTTCCCACTCCACTTttccttgtcccccatgcttgttcCTCACTCATAAACCCTATGCCCAAAATCAGCCACAAATGCCAACAAACCAAGACCCTTTTGGCAGCAAATTTGAGCTAAAAACGAGGTCCAAAAATCACTCAAAGGGGACAGCTGAAATCACTCTAAAAAGGTAGAAAACACAGCCATGAAAGCTGGAGGTTCTTCACCCAAAAGCCAACAATAAAATCATCCCAAAAATACCACCTGTTTCGGCTATAAAAATATACCAAAACCTACATTAACGAAGCTTCAAAAATCAGTCGTGTCGCTCCAACAACCACGACTAGACTGCTGCTCATAACCAGCTGTAAAACAACCCACCTAAACCTCAAACTCAGCCCCCAAAAACGCAGCTCTAAAGCCACCATAGTTGCTGCCACGAAATCGCCTCCAAAAGCCCTCCAAATACAGCataaaatgcagcaacagatctAGCAAAACGCAGCAGCTGTGGCTTCTCCATTCCACTCTTAAAATCAGTTCCGAAGCCATGTAAATGCATTTCTGCTAGTTCACTGTCTTGCCGGTATTTCACCGGAGTTTCACCATCTCCGGCCAGCTCTCTTTCACTATAACGCAGTAGCTCCACCTTCATTAATTATTGTTGTTCTTTTAAGTTGAGCTTGGTCCGTCAAG containing:
- the LOC138904626 gene encoding uncharacterized protein, whose amino-acid sequence is MHLEKKRHLDYKARYYLAIKVELYVSKKYLHAKSSKETWTILVKSYRKVTDIKKEKLQEFRSQFELARMRPTEPIKELFTRIEEIVNGLRTNGKVLEEVKVVVKILQSLSLKFYNKKVIFEATKDLSMLRLDDLKGELMTYEISINQQKDKTLKEASRKKRMINQKKKKTYHI